The following proteins are encoded in a genomic region of Myxococcota bacterium:
- a CDS encoding exodeoxyribonuclease III gives MRLATWNVNGLRARLDLVRRWLADRAPDVVGLQELKLTDEQFPHDAFEELGYRALAHGQKSWNGVAVLSREPAELLHTGLAGQEGFGARLLGARVGGISFTTVYCPNGKHVEHDDFARKLEWFDALAAHWRAQHAEGDAAVLCGDFNIVPAALDTWHGADDDESIFHTPAERARMARLVDLGLTDLFRHAHPEAREYSWWDYRGGSFHRGHGLRIDLVLATAPVRDRLRAAWIDRDYRKKLDGLTASDHAPVIADID, from the coding sequence ATGCGCCTCGCGACCTGGAACGTGAACGGACTGCGCGCGCGGCTCGACCTCGTGCGCCGCTGGCTCGCCGATCGCGCGCCGGACGTCGTCGGGCTCCAGGAGCTCAAGCTCACCGACGAGCAGTTCCCGCACGACGCGTTCGAGGAGCTCGGCTACCGCGCGCTCGCGCACGGGCAGAAGAGCTGGAACGGCGTCGCCGTCCTCTCGCGCGAGCCGGCGGAGCTCCTGCACACCGGACTCGCCGGGCAGGAGGGCTTCGGCGCCCGGCTGCTCGGCGCGCGCGTCGGCGGCATCTCGTTCACGACCGTCTACTGCCCGAACGGCAAGCACGTCGAGCACGACGACTTCGCGCGCAAGCTCGAGTGGTTCGACGCGCTCGCCGCACACTGGCGCGCGCAGCACGCGGAGGGCGACGCCGCCGTGCTGTGCGGCGACTTCAACATCGTTCCCGCGGCGCTCGACACCTGGCACGGCGCCGACGACGACGAGTCCATCTTCCACACGCCGGCCGAGCGCGCGCGCATGGCGCGGCTCGTCGACCTCGGGCTCACCGACCTGTTCCGCCACGCGCACCCGGAGGCGCGCGAATACTCGTGGTGGGACTATCGCGGCGGCTCCTTCCACCGCGGCCACGGCCTGCGGATCGACCTCGTGCTCGCGACCGCGCCCGTGCGCGACCGGCTGCGCGCCGCGTGGATCGACCGCGACTACCGCAAGAAGCTCGACGGGCTCACGGCCTCCGACCACGCTCCCGTGATCGCCGACATCGACTGA
- the msrA gene encoding peptide-methionine (S)-S-oxide reductase MsrA, with amino-acid sequence MRIGSAFGLGRRVDKSRLPAPEEALPGRGERMPVAARHAVLGTPMEPAVEGDLALAMFGLGCFWGAERRFWQAPGVVATAVGYAGGATPNPLYEEVCSGRTGHNEVVRVVFDGAKTSYEELLAVFWESHDPTQGMRQGNDVGTQYRSGIYVYSDAQRATAERSRDAYARVLASAGRPAITTEIVDAPPFYFAEDYHQQYLHKNPGGYCGLGGTGVPFPGCGPAR; translated from the coding sequence ATGCGCATCGGGTCGGCCTTCGGGCTCGGTCGCCGCGTCGACAAGTCGAGGCTGCCCGCTCCCGAGGAGGCGCTGCCCGGGCGCGGCGAGCGCATGCCGGTCGCCGCGCGGCACGCGGTGCTCGGGACGCCGATGGAGCCCGCCGTCGAGGGCGATCTCGCGCTCGCGATGTTCGGGCTCGGCTGCTTCTGGGGCGCCGAGCGCCGCTTCTGGCAGGCGCCGGGCGTCGTGGCGACGGCCGTCGGCTACGCCGGCGGCGCGACGCCGAACCCGCTCTACGAGGAGGTGTGCTCGGGCCGCACCGGGCACAACGAGGTCGTGCGCGTCGTGTTCGACGGCGCGAAGACGAGCTACGAGGAGCTGCTCGCCGTCTTCTGGGAGTCGCACGACCCGACGCAGGGCATGCGGCAGGGGAACGACGTCGGAACGCAGTACCGCTCGGGCATCTACGTGTACTCGGACGCGCAGCGCGCCACGGCCGAGCGCTCGCGCGACGCCTACGCGCGCGTGCTCGCGAGCGCCGGTCGGCCCGCGATCACGACCGAGATCGTCGACGCGCCGCCGTTCTACTTCGCCGAGGACTACCACCAGCAGTACCTGCACAAGAACCCGGGCGGCTACTGCGGGCTCGGCGGGACCGGCGTGCCGTTCCCGGGCTGCGGGCCGGCTCGTTAG
- a CDS encoding SMP-30/gluconolactonase/LRE family protein → MPASPRTLIAGLAFAEGPRWHEGRLWLSDIAAGEVLAVDLGGRAEVIARVPFRPSGLGWLPPALGGDLLVVSMVDQRLLRLRERALEVVADLSPWCGGHANDMVVDARGRAYVGNLGFDLEAEPIDPRPTGIVRVDPDGRVRRVADGLMAPNGMVLSPDGATLIAAESGGYRLVAFDVDAEGDLSEPREFAALPKGATPDGICLDAEGCVWAASPTTREFLRVREGGEVVRRVPAGGPEPARTAIACMLGGPERRDLFLVTAATMIAGAVQARSARVDVLRVDVPGAGLP, encoded by the coding sequence ATGCCCGCTTCCCCCCGCACGCTGATCGCCGGGCTCGCCTTCGCCGAGGGGCCGCGCTGGCACGAAGGCCGGCTGTGGCTGTCCGACATCGCGGCGGGCGAGGTGCTCGCCGTCGATCTCGGGGGCCGCGCGGAGGTGATCGCGCGCGTGCCGTTCCGGCCTTCGGGCCTCGGCTGGCTTCCGCCCGCCCTCGGCGGCGACCTGCTCGTCGTGTCGATGGTCGACCAGCGCCTGCTGCGGCTGCGCGAGCGCGCGCTCGAGGTCGTCGCCGACCTCTCGCCCTGGTGCGGTGGCCACGCCAACGACATGGTCGTCGACGCGCGGGGCCGCGCCTACGTCGGGAACCTCGGCTTCGACCTCGAGGCGGAGCCGATCGATCCCCGCCCGACCGGCATCGTGCGGGTCGACCCGGACGGGCGCGTGCGACGCGTCGCCGACGGGCTCATGGCGCCCAACGGAATGGTGCTCTCGCCCGACGGCGCGACGCTGATCGCGGCCGAGAGCGGCGGCTACCGCCTCGTCGCCTTCGACGTCGACGCGGAGGGCGACCTGTCGGAGCCGCGCGAGTTCGCCGCACTCCCGAAGGGCGCGACGCCCGACGGCATCTGCCTCGACGCGGAGGGGTGCGTGTGGGCCGCGAGCCCGACGACGCGCGAGTTCCTGCGCGTGCGCGAGGGGGGCGAGGTGGTCCGGCGCGTTCCGGCGGGCGGCCCCGAGCCCGCGCGCACGGCGATCGCGTGCATGCTCGGCGGCCCCGAGCGGCGCGACCTCTTCCTCGTGACCGCGGCGACGATGATCGCCGGTGCCGTGCAAGCGCGCAGCGCGCGCGTCGACGTGCTGCGCGTCGACGTGCCGGGCGCCGGGCTGCCGTGA
- a CDS encoding DUF3604 domain-containing protein, protein MGRIAAVLVAFIALALAGVYAAGKGWLGERWGEGDPAPHAVPAAVVAARAAAQRAAASDVGAFDAKQIVFGDLHVHSTYSVDAFQLALPASGGDGAHPVADACDFARFCSALDFWSINDHAMSHTPRTWAETIDSIRACNAVASDAASPDTVAYLGWEWTQMGTTAENHYGHKNVVLRDLDDAHVPARPIAARPPSAAKELQSENASPSPFALGLLPLVSRDASLLDFATLMNDLIAVPTCPRDVPVRELPADCREDAATPRELFDKLDDWGFASIVIPHGTTWGTYTPLGSSWDKQLNSTQHDPQRQTLIEVFSGHGNSEEFRPFEEISRGDDGSVRCPGPQAGYLPSCRQAGEIVRSRCAAEGESEGECDARAAKARQDYVDADVQGWLAVPATKAEDWLDSGQCRDCFQPAFNYRPKSSLQYMLALRSFDPRGPERFRFGVMASSDNHSARPGTGYKEIERAAFTESRFATFRDSMLGGRDGRAPEARSIAVDLPKLMKEQRMSFFALRETERGASFFLNGGLIAAHSAGRDRDSIWQAMERREVYGTSGPRILLWFDLLNAPGARGRALPMGGEVAMSEAPIFRVRAVGSFEQKPGCPEFTGELLDEDRIERLCRGECYNPSDVRRPISRIEVVRIRPQIAPGEPIAPLIEDPWQVFPCDGAPEGCAAHFSDPDFGASGRDAVYYARAIEAPSPAVNAGGLRCERDATGACVRIHPCVGVDAADDCLAETEERAWSSPIFVDHAASTAPR, encoded by the coding sequence GTGGGTCGCATCGCCGCCGTCCTCGTCGCATTCATCGCACTAGCGCTCGCGGGTGTCTACGCCGCCGGGAAGGGCTGGCTCGGCGAGCGGTGGGGCGAGGGCGATCCGGCTCCGCACGCCGTGCCGGCTGCGGTCGTCGCCGCGCGCGCCGCCGCGCAGCGCGCGGCCGCTTCCGACGTCGGGGCGTTCGACGCGAAGCAGATCGTCTTCGGCGACCTTCACGTCCACTCGACCTACTCGGTCGACGCGTTCCAGCTCGCGCTCCCCGCGTCGGGAGGCGACGGCGCGCACCCGGTCGCCGACGCGTGCGACTTCGCGCGCTTCTGCTCGGCGCTCGACTTCTGGTCCATCAACGACCACGCGATGTCGCACACGCCGCGCACGTGGGCCGAGACGATCGACTCGATCCGCGCCTGCAATGCCGTCGCGAGCGACGCAGCGAGCCCCGACACCGTCGCCTATCTCGGTTGGGAATGGACGCAGATGGGCACGACGGCCGAGAACCACTACGGCCACAAGAACGTCGTGCTCCGCGACCTCGATGACGCGCACGTTCCCGCGCGCCCGATCGCGGCGCGCCCGCCGTCCGCGGCGAAGGAGCTGCAGAGCGAAAACGCATCGCCGTCGCCGTTCGCGCTCGGTCTTCTGCCGCTCGTCTCCCGAGACGCGAGCCTGCTCGACTTCGCGACGCTGATGAACGACTTGATCGCCGTTCCCACGTGCCCGCGCGACGTCCCGGTGCGCGAGCTGCCTGCCGACTGCCGCGAGGACGCCGCGACGCCGCGCGAGCTGTTCGACAAGCTCGACGACTGGGGCTTCGCCTCGATCGTGATCCCGCACGGCACGACCTGGGGCACGTACACACCGCTCGGCTCGAGCTGGGACAAGCAGCTGAACTCGACCCAGCACGACCCGCAGCGGCAGACGCTGATCGAGGTCTTCTCGGGGCACGGCAACTCGGAGGAGTTCCGCCCGTTCGAGGAGATCTCGCGCGGCGACGACGGCAGCGTTCGCTGCCCGGGCCCGCAGGCGGGCTACCTGCCGAGCTGCCGGCAGGCCGGCGAGATCGTGCGCTCGCGTTGTGCCGCCGAAGGCGAGTCGGAGGGCGAGTGCGACGCGCGCGCCGCCAAGGCGCGGCAGGACTACGTCGACGCCGACGTGCAGGGCTGGCTCGCCGTTCCCGCGACGAAGGCCGAGGACTGGCTCGATTCCGGCCAGTGCCGCGACTGCTTCCAGCCCGCCTTCAACTACCGACCGAAGAGCTCGCTCCAGTACATGCTCGCGCTGCGCTCGTTCGACCCGCGCGGGCCCGAGCGCTTCCGGTTCGGCGTGATGGCGTCGAGCGACAATCACAGTGCGCGCCCGGGCACGGGATACAAGGAGATCGAGCGCGCGGCCTTCACCGAGTCGCGTTTCGCGACGTTCCGCGACTCGATGCTAGGTGGGCGCGACGGTCGAGCGCCCGAGGCGCGCTCGATCGCGGTCGACCTGCCGAAGCTGATGAAGGAGCAGCGCATGAGCTTCTTCGCGCTGCGCGAGACGGAGCGCGGCGCGAGCTTCTTCCTGAACGGCGGCCTGATCGCGGCGCACAGCGCGGGGCGCGATCGCGATTCGATCTGGCAGGCGATGGAGCGGCGCGAGGTCTACGGGACGAGCGGGCCGCGCATCCTGCTCTGGTTCGATCTCCTGAACGCGCCGGGCGCGCGCGGGCGCGCCCTCCCGATGGGCGGCGAGGTCGCGATGTCCGAGGCGCCGATCTTCCGCGTGCGCGCGGTCGGGTCGTTCGAGCAGAAGCCGGGCTGCCCGGAGTTCACGGGCGAGCTGCTCGACGAGGATCGCATCGAGCGGCTCTGCCGCGGCGAGTGTTACAACCCGAGCGACGTGCGGCGTCCCATCTCGCGCATCGAGGTGGTTCGGATCCGCCCGCAGATCGCGCCCGGCGAGCCGATCGCGCCGCTGATCGAGGACCCGTGGCAGGTCTTCCCGTGCGACGGAGCACCCGAGGGTTGCGCCGCGCACTTCTCCGATCCGGACTTCGGCGCCTCCGGGCGCGACGCCGTGTACTACGCGCGCGCGATCGAGGCGCCGAGCCCGGCCGTCAACGCAGGCGGCCTCCGCTGCGAGCGCGACGCCACGGGAGCGTGCGTGCGCATCCACCCGTGTGTCGGCGTCGACGCCGCCGACGACTGCCTCGCGGAGACCGAGGAGCGCGCCTGGTCGTCGCCGATCTTCGTCGACCACGCGGCGAGCACGGCGCCACGCTAG
- a CDS encoding wax ester/triacylglycerol synthase family O-acyltransferase, producing MARYAYERLTAQDNSFLIMESPKHHMHVASTLIYDAGPLRTKEGGIDFERVKAATEGYLHRIPRYRQKLHFIPLEGSAVWVDDRHFSLDYHVRHAALPKPGSDEQLRRLASRIMAMPLDRARPLWETWIVEGLEGDRFAVITKIHHCMIDGSSGVDVAQIMMRATPDRDIPQAPAFMPRPAPSNTELLRAELWHRATLPLEAVRNFRAFAAETDDLRRELAARAGILASTLGMGTKGDETPMNGVNGPHRRFDWLNTSLEDLKAVRRALSATINDVVLTIVTGAVREYLTLRGIDPASLEFRISAPVSVRSEEERGRLGNRVSSWILALPIDQADPRAQLERIHETTQDLKGTNQALGVEMMMQVAEWTPSILLSLGAQAINGPINTIVTNVPGPQFPLYLQGAELEAIYPQVPLLPGLGIGIALMSYNGRVCWGFNSDPDIVPDGTEFAKLVAKSFRRVAEAAGVELSEKPKAGASAPASRKKAKKAKDEAAALGNGSGEHVVLA from the coding sequence ATGGCCCGCTACGCCTACGAACGCCTCACCGCCCAGGACAACAGCTTCCTGATCATGGAGTCGCCCAAGCACCACATGCACGTGGCGTCGACGCTGATCTACGACGCCGGGCCGCTGCGCACGAAGGAAGGCGGCATCGACTTCGAGCGCGTCAAGGCGGCGACCGAGGGCTACCTCCACCGCATCCCGCGCTACCGCCAGAAGCTCCACTTCATCCCGCTCGAAGGCAGCGCCGTGTGGGTCGACGACCGGCACTTCAGCCTCGACTACCACGTTCGCCACGCCGCGCTCCCGAAGCCCGGCAGCGACGAGCAGCTCCGGCGCCTCGCGTCGCGCATCATGGCCATGCCGCTCGATCGCGCGCGGCCGCTCTGGGAGACGTGGATCGTCGAGGGGCTCGAGGGTGATCGATTCGCGGTGATCACGAAGATCCACCACTGCATGATCGACGGCTCGTCGGGCGTCGACGTCGCGCAGATCATGATGCGCGCGACGCCCGACCGCGACATTCCGCAGGCTCCCGCCTTCATGCCGCGCCCGGCGCCGAGCAACACCGAGCTGCTGCGCGCCGAGCTCTGGCACCGCGCGACGCTCCCGCTCGAGGCCGTGCGCAATTTCCGCGCCTTCGCCGCCGAGACGGACGACCTGCGCCGCGAGCTCGCGGCGCGCGCGGGCATCCTCGCGTCGACGCTCGGCATGGGAACGAAGGGCGACGAAACGCCGATGAACGGCGTCAACGGCCCGCACCGCCGGTTCGACTGGCTCAACACCTCGCTCGAGGATCTCAAGGCCGTCCGACGCGCGCTGTCCGCGACGATCAACGACGTCGTGCTCACGATCGTGACGGGGGCCGTGCGCGAGTACCTGACGCTGCGGGGCATCGACCCGGCGTCGCTCGAGTTCCGCATCTCGGCGCCGGTGAGCGTGCGCAGCGAGGAGGAGCGCGGGCGCCTCGGGAACCGCGTCTCGTCGTGGATCCTGGCGCTGCCGATCGACCAGGCCGACCCGCGCGCCCAGCTCGAGCGCATCCACGAGACGACGCAGGACCTGAAGGGCACGAACCAGGCGCTCGGCGTCGAGATGATGATGCAGGTCGCGGAGTGGACGCCGTCGATCCTGCTGTCGCTCGGCGCGCAGGCGATCAACGGCCCGATCAACACGATCGTCACGAACGTGCCGGGCCCGCAGTTCCCGCTCTACCTGCAGGGCGCGGAGCTCGAGGCGATCTATCCGCAGGTGCCGCTGCTCCCTGGGCTCGGCATCGGCATCGCCCTGATGAGCTACAACGGCCGCGTCTGCTGGGGCTTCAACAGCGACCCCGACATCGTTCCGGACGGCACGGAGTTCGCGAAGCTCGTCGCGAAGTCGTTCCGCCGCGTCGCCGAGGCCGCGGGCGTCGAGCTGAGCGAGAAGCCGAAGGCCGGCGCGAGCGCGCCCGCGTCCCGCAAGAAGGCGAAGAAGGCGAAGGACGAGGCCGCGGCGCTCGGCAACGGCTCGGGCGAGCACGTCGTCCTCGCCTGA
- a CDS encoding CoA transferase, whose product MKIGEIAGGERGDGSKPLDGVRILAIEQMQALPFATQLLAHLGADVVKVEHPVTGDSGRGSLPAVRDVDGRDVGATYLRNSLSKRSIAIDLKHPDGVALVKRLAAHYDVVGENFKPGTMQRLGLGYADLAAVNARLVYVSVSGFGNLLPSPYASWPAYASIAEAMAGFYEIHRREGEYPRLGPAGALGDIGSALFATIGMLAALRHRDATGRGQHVDVAMFDAMVAMADIVPFFHSMGVFERKSRVAGIVNTFRAKDGYFIAQAVRPHQLEIFSRAVGHAEWLDDPRFADRSGWQEHFADVVQPAVEAWASDKTMLEACTALTSAGIAAGPCFSPAHVVADPHVRSHDMIIEVPRPDADAPLLVAGNPIKLSEVAEGPVRRWPTLGQHTDEVLRADLGLADDAIAALRAAGAIGGA is encoded by the coding sequence GTGAAGATCGGAGAGATCGCGGGCGGGGAGCGCGGCGACGGCTCGAAGCCGCTCGACGGTGTGCGCATCCTCGCGATCGAGCAGATGCAGGCGCTTCCCTTCGCGACGCAGCTGCTCGCGCACCTCGGCGCCGACGTCGTGAAGGTCGAGCACCCGGTGACGGGCGACTCGGGGCGCGGCTCGCTGCCCGCCGTGCGCGACGTCGACGGCCGCGACGTCGGCGCGACCTACCTGCGCAACTCGCTCTCGAAGCGCAGCATCGCCATCGACCTCAAGCACCCCGACGGCGTCGCGCTCGTCAAGCGCCTCGCCGCGCACTACGACGTCGTCGGCGAGAACTTCAAGCCGGGAACCATGCAGCGCCTCGGCCTCGGCTACGCCGACCTCGCCGCCGTGAACGCGCGGCTCGTCTACGTGTCCGTCTCGGGCTTCGGCAACCTGCTGCCGTCGCCCTACGCGAGCTGGCCGGCCTACGCGTCGATCGCCGAGGCGATGGCGGGCTTCTACGAGATCCACCGGCGCGAGGGCGAGTACCCGCGGCTCGGCCCGGCGGGCGCGCTCGGCGACATCGGCTCCGCGCTCTTCGCGACGATCGGGATGCTCGCCGCGCTGCGCCACCGCGACGCGACCGGGCGCGGCCAGCACGTCGACGTCGCGATGTTCGACGCAATGGTCGCGATGGCGGACATCGTGCCGTTCTTCCACTCGATGGGCGTGTTCGAGCGCAAGTCGCGCGTGGCGGGCATCGTGAACACGTTCCGCGCGAAGGACGGCTACTTCATCGCGCAGGCCGTGCGCCCGCACCAGCTCGAGATCTTCAGCCGCGCGGTCGGCCACGCGGAGTGGCTCGACGACCCGCGCTTCGCCGACCGCAGCGGGTGGCAGGAGCACTTCGCCGACGTCGTCCAGCCGGCCGTCGAGGCGTGGGCGAGCGACAAGACGATGCTCGAGGCGTGCACGGCGCTCACGAGCGCGGGCATCGCGGCGGGCCCGTGCTTCTCGCCGGCCCACGTCGTCGCCGACCCGCACGTGCGCAGCCACGACATGATCATCGAGGTGCCGCGGCCCGACGCGGACGCGCCGCTCCTCGTGGCGGGGAACCCGATCAAGCTGTCGGAGGTCGCGGAGGGGCCGGTCCGGCGCTGGCCGACGCTCGGCCAGCACACCGACGAGGTGCTGCGCGCCGACCTCGGGCTCGCCGACGACGCGATCGCCGCGCTGCGCGCCGCGGGTGCGATCGGGGGCGCCTAG
- a CDS encoding acylase, with translation MPPPPDAPARPCAPVPPARGAGAWVALALGCAIAGGAWLLAPERAHFDPAPLLAAAERYDVRILRDDYGVPHVYGRTDADVAYGLAYAHSEDDFATIQEVLLTARGRLASVKGASAAPLDYVVRWMGGRAAVDARYEADLSPAARAIAEAYADGVNHYAALHPREVWPGVVPATGRDVAAGFAARMPLFYGLQSTIAEIFGDARRRETAADPFAPPGPEAPVEAALRLVTGGGLLGSNAVAVGPRRSADGATRLLVNSHQPYVGQVSWYEVHLHSEEGWDMAGGVFPGSPVVLHGHNRRLGWASTVNRPDLADVYVLALDEDGSHYRLDGEWRPLEREETVLDVKLLGRLHWPVRREIVRSVHGPVSITSHGAYALRFVGMGEVRQLEQYYRMNRAGSYDEWRDAMRMGAIPSLNFVYADAEGRIAYLYNAQSPVRAPGWDWQAYLPGDRSDLVWTETRGIDEAPQVVDPRSGFVVSANHTPFRSSGLGDDPRPEDFAPESGFETRMTNRALRALELYGQDRWITRDEFREYKYDKRYSEDARVRDVVAEVLAADYGDDAVLRDAQERLASWGFSVELDDRAAALGVLTALPTLVAEMKGEADVPRAVDTFPRVVERLRDRYGRVDPTWGEVNRFRRGTLDLPANGGPDVLRALEDFSPDDDGVLVPNTGDSFIMFVEWDRDGEVSSESVHQYGSATLDASSPHYDDQVELFLAEGTKPVYLDESALRAHLEREYRPGEELAGRTGGTR, from the coding sequence ATGCCGCCGCCCCCCGACGCCCCTGCGCGCCCCTGCGCGCCCGTCCCGCCCGCGCGCGGCGCCGGTGCGTGGGTCGCGCTCGCGCTCGGCTGCGCGATCGCGGGCGGCGCGTGGCTGCTCGCTCCCGAGCGCGCCCACTTCGACCCCGCCCCGCTCCTCGCGGCCGCCGAGCGCTACGACGTCCGCATCCTGCGCGACGACTACGGCGTTCCGCACGTGTACGGGCGGACCGACGCCGACGTCGCCTACGGGCTCGCCTACGCGCACAGCGAGGACGACTTCGCGACGATCCAGGAGGTGCTGCTCACCGCGCGCGGCCGGCTCGCGAGCGTGAAGGGCGCGTCCGCCGCGCCGCTCGACTACGTCGTGCGCTGGATGGGCGGCCGCGCCGCGGTCGACGCGCGCTACGAGGCGGATCTCTCGCCCGCCGCGCGCGCGATCGCCGAGGCCTACGCCGACGGCGTGAACCACTACGCGGCCCTGCACCCGCGCGAGGTGTGGCCGGGCGTCGTGCCGGCGACGGGGCGCGACGTCGCGGCCGGCTTCGCCGCGCGCATGCCGCTCTTCTACGGGCTGCAGTCGACGATCGCGGAGATCTTCGGGGACGCGCGGCGGCGCGAGACCGCGGCCGACCCGTTCGCGCCGCCCGGTCCCGAAGCGCCGGTCGAGGCCGCGCTCCGCCTCGTCACCGGCGGCGGGCTCCTCGGCTCGAACGCGGTCGCCGTCGGCCCGCGCCGCTCGGCGGACGGCGCGACGCGCCTGCTCGTGAACTCGCACCAGCCCTACGTCGGGCAGGTGTCGTGGTACGAGGTGCACCTGCACAGCGAAGAAGGCTGGGACATGGCGGGCGGCGTCTTCCCGGGCTCGCCCGTCGTGCTGCACGGCCACAACCGGCGGCTCGGCTGGGCGAGCACCGTGAACCGCCCCGACCTCGCCGACGTGTACGTGCTCGCGCTCGACGAGGACGGCTCGCACTACCGCCTCGACGGCGAGTGGCGTCCGCTCGAGCGCGAGGAGACGGTGCTCGACGTGAAGCTGCTCGGACGGCTGCACTGGCCCGTGCGCCGCGAGATCGTGCGCAGCGTGCACGGGCCCGTGAGCATCACGTCGCACGGCGCCTACGCGCTCCGCTTCGTCGGCATGGGCGAGGTGCGCCAGCTCGAGCAGTACTACCGCATGAACCGCGCGGGCTCGTACGACGAGTGGCGCGACGCGATGCGCATGGGCGCGATCCCGAGCCTGAACTTCGTCTACGCCGACGCGGAGGGTCGCATCGCCTATCTCTACAACGCGCAGTCGCCCGTGCGCGCGCCGGGCTGGGACTGGCAGGCCTACCTGCCGGGCGACCGCAGCGACCTCGTCTGGACGGAGACCCGCGGCATCGACGAGGCACCGCAGGTCGTCGACCCGCGCTCGGGGTTCGTCGTGAGCGCGAACCACACGCCCTTCCGCTCGAGCGGCCTCGGCGACGACCCGCGCCCCGAGGACTTCGCCCCCGAATCGGGCTTCGAGACGCGCATGACCAACCGCGCGCTGCGCGCGCTCGAGCTCTACGGCCAGGATCGCTGGATCACGCGCGACGAGTTCCGCGAGTACAAGTACGACAAGCGCTACTCCGAGGACGCCCGCGTGCGCGACGTCGTCGCCGAGGTGCTCGCCGCCGACTACGGCGACGACGCGGTGCTGCGCGACGCGCAGGAGCGACTCGCGAGCTGGGGCTTCTCGGTCGAGCTCGACGACCGCGCCGCCGCGCTCGGCGTCCTGACCGCGCTCCCGACGCTGGTCGCGGAGATGAAGGGCGAGGCCGACGTCCCGCGCGCCGTCGACACGTTCCCGCGCGTCGTCGAGCGGCTGCGCGATCGCTACGGGCGCGTCGACCCCACGTGGGGCGAGGTCAACCGGTTCCGGCGCGGCACGCTCGACCTGCCCGCGAACGGCGGCCCCGACGTGCTGCGCGCGCTCGAGGACTTCTCGCCCGACGACGACGGCGTGCTCGTCCCGAACACCGGCGACTCGTTCATCATGTTCGTCGAGTGGGATCGCGACGGCGAGGTCTCGAGCGAGTCGGTCCACCAGTACGGCAGCGCGACGCTCGACGCCTCGTCGCCGCACTACGACGACCAGGTCGAGCTCTTCCTCGCAGAGGGAACGAAGCCCGTCTACCTGGACGAATCCGCGCTGCGCGCGCACCTCGAGCGCGAGTACCGGCCCGGCGAGGAGCTCGCGGGACGCACGGGAGGAACGCGGTGA